The genomic segment AGGCGTAGCGTTCTCTTCGGACGGAGCCGTCGAAGACGCCGACACGACGTCGGGCTGCTGTCGTTCTCCGCCGCCCTGTGTGGTAGTGTCTACCGCAGTGGTGGTGTCCGGCCGTGAATCAATTGTCGTCCCAGCGACTTCGTCAGTGAGGACCGGCGGCGGCTGCGCAGCGACGCTAATCCgttcgcgcagcatttcttcGAGGTGATTTGTCCTCGTTAGAAGGACGTTCTCCAGGTTCTCGATCTTGCTCAGAAGCATGGACAGAGAACCGTCGGCGTCGGAGCCACCGCTAGCGGATGCGGACGACGTCCGCGCCTGGTTCGTGGCCAGCACGTCCGACTTGCAGCCGCCCCGCAAGTGAGCCAAGACGTTCATTCTGGCGACGGGATTCTTGCACGAGCGGCAGTGGACGAGGTGGTGGCAGCACTCCGAGTAGTAGTGCTCGACCATATCTGACACGGGGCCCACGTAGTTGCACCCGTTCGCTTTGTTGAGACAGTAGGACTTGCAACCGGTGACGTACGCCTGAGATGACGAGTCGCGGCTTACACGGCCTTCTTCGAAGCTCCCCTTGTCGAAAGGGCAGACGACGACGGGCGAGTTCAACATCAGTTCGTTCATGCACGTGGTGCAAAAGACGTGGCCGCACTCGAGGCTAAATATCATGTCGGGAACCACGCCACATATACTGCAGATGCGGTAGACGGGCATGGGTAGCAGGAACTCGATACTCTTCCAGTCTATTTTGGCCGAAAAGCCGACGCACGTGTAGCGATGGGTTGCCATAATGCTTTTGTGCGAGTCAAACAGTGATTTAACAGAGTGACAGAGTCTCCAGAGTTTACCGCGGTTTACCAACGTCGCGCACCCTCGCTTCGCTCGCTTTGTTGCATTTGATTTCGGGTTGTTTTCACGGACGCGCTCTTTTCACGAATTCCAGGTCGGGTTCTAGGTACGCTTTTGAGTATCAGTGACGTCAGACTCAAAACTTCATCAGCACAGAAGATGTGTTCTATTTCACTACAGTCGTGTAAAACTGGCACAAATACACACACTAAAGCGCACTAACGCATTCGATTATACTGCACAATGCTAACCATGTGAGCGCCACCTGGAAGCGGAACCTTACTAATTTGTGCTCTATCACGAAACAAAAAAACTTACTTCCAAAGAAATCAACCAGTAACGATTGTGTAACATTCTGGCTGACACGTTAGAGTACGTTGTTTTTTTTCGCATTAGTACTCTAGCAGGACTTTAGCATAAACAATCGTACTGTATTGTAACTGTAATGTCAAATTCAATGTTGGTTTTGAGTGCTGTCGCAACGCTGCATATTCGTGCTTTGTTAGTATTATGCCCACTTTGTTAAATAGTGTGAGTAACTTGTTCTTACGGTAAAGCTTAGTTCCACTGCGACGCTACCCTTGATGCTTCGCAGGAGTGCACGGAAACAACCCAATGACTGTATCTCGAACACACTTGTTTGTAAACAAACTGACGTAGTGTGCCAAATATTGTGCTATAAACTaatgtacttgaagaaaaaggCTTTACTGCGTGTGCCTTCACAAATGTTTTACGCAGATGTAAAGCATAACCTCTGAAATTGTGGTGCGTTGTGCGGTTTGTGCCTTAGCAACAATGGAACGTCCTAGTCTCGGAAGCCACAAAAATATCTCACATGAAGGGATTCGTTCTTATGGTACTAAattgtactgtttttttttctaaaacgtaCTTCCGTATCGCTTTAGAACCTCGTTACTACCGTGTGGCAACGAGAACCCAACAATTGCTGCTCCTACACGCATACAACAACTATGTTAGTAataaatctcaaaggccatgcatTTGGCACACTGCAGTCTACTTACGTAATGTTCGCCATGGTTTGAGTGCAGAAACCGAAGTTTCTGTTTCACTGCGTCCTTTGTAGTCGCTCCCGTAGTACTTCTCTGGTGGTGCTGCAGAGACTTGAGGCTACAGCTGTATGCGTGCCTGGGCTTAACTGAAAGCATGGGCGACTTAACTGAATGTGACGACGCCGAGAACAGGCTGCGTCGGTCAAACCTGCAGTTCTTTGGTCTTCAGGATGACGCGAAAATAACTGGGATGGCTCGGAGCAGaaaataattacatttagccctaATCATCTAGGAATCACTGTAACCGAATCCCAGTTTGAATGCGTACATCGGTTAGGGGAGTTTTCTGTTGACAAGCAAAGGCCCATCATTGCAAAACTAACGTTCGTTAAAGACAAACAGCGAATTCTGGCATCCGCGCACAAGTTGGAAGACTCTTATTATTCTATTCGCGAAGATTTTTCTTTGCCGACCAGGTTAGCTAGGCGGAAACTACTAGAATTCGCCAGAAACCAGAATAAGAAGAGCAAATTGGTCGCTGATAAACGGCGCATTGACAACAAAACATACGTCTTTGATAACACGACTAACTCAGTTGTGCTATCAGCTAGATAGCTAGACAAGAGCAAATCCACTCAGGAGCTGCCTAGGCCATCTAGCACTAGTGCACAGCTATCATTATCATTTACTAACATCCGCAGCCTGCTTCCCAAACGTGATGAAGTGTGTTCTTTTTTGGATGATACTAACAGCGATATTGTAGCACTGACAGAAACCTGGCTTCATAAAGATGTAATGCACAATGAAATTTTCCCTAAACAAAATAGCTATAACATATACAGGCGTGATCGCTCCGTTAAGAGAGGTGGCGGTGTCCTTATCGCCATCAAGAAAGCGCTTGCTTCATACCACGTACATAGTGATTCTTCTCTGGAAATGTAGTGTGGGCCGCCTGTGCAACGGCATCGGTCAAGGTATTGGTCGGCGTCTGCTACCGACCGCCAGATTCTGATCTCTCCTTCATTACGAAACTTCAGGCCAGTATTACTTCTGCCGTCCAAACATGCCCAGCTGAATTCATTTACGTGGTTGGTGACTTTAACTTCCCGCACATTGACTGGCAGAATTTGTCAACCTCGTGTCGCACCTCAGCGGAGCTTATCAGACTTACTTTAGACTTCAATTTTTTTCAAGCGATAAATCAACCAACTCGCGCTTCTAACGTTTTAGATCTTGTCttctgcagtgcacctgaaacgaTTGGCGAAGTTCAGTACTTTGATGGTCTTAGTAACCACAAGCTTATTCAGTTAGAGCTTAATGTCCCATTAGCATTTCAAGGTACTACAACCAGGCAAATTCGCGGTTATAATAGAGCCGattataaagaaatgaataaTAGGCTTAATGACTTTTTCATTCAAACGTTCTTGCCCTCATTTTTGGATAGGTTTGTTGAACAAAACTGGGTGCTTTTTAAGAACATGATAAATAATCTAGTATACAAATATGTTCCCTTGATTTCTATCTCAAATGACAAATCTAAACCATGGTTTACAAAAGCTCTCCGTCGTCATCGAAATCAGAAGAAACGTCTCTACAAAAAGGCCAAACTCTTGTCCACACCATCGGCTTGGGAAAAATACAGTGTATGCTTAAAATCTTATTGTTCTGCTGTTCGCGTTTCTAAGGATAAATATTTTTCTCACGACCTCCCCTCTTTTTTAAAATCCAATCCCAAAAAGTTTTGGCGTGTGATATCTCCCGACAGCGCTAGTAATCATATTTCACTGACCAATGATGACCATCTACCACTCACCAATAGTGAATGCCCTCATGCATTTAACCGGTACTTTGCATCAGTATTCACAAGGGAGGATCATTACAACATACACGTTGTACCTGATAACGATTGGCAATATATGGCCCCTATTAATGTCACATTTGAAGGTATCGCTCAATTCATTGATAACCTAAACATTTCTACAAGTGCTGGTGTTGACAACAGTAACTCTAAAATATTAAAAAGTACTGCATCAATTTCTagtcaaattctttgcctcctTTTCGAACAATCACTATCATCTGGCTCGCTCCCTACCGACTGGAAAATTGCCAAGACCGTCCCTGTGTTTGAAAGCGGAAACAGAAATTCAcccgaaaactaccgtccaatttcactGACATGCATTTgctgtaaattactcgaacacattatcgCTTTTCACATTTACAGTCCACCTCGAACATAATCCCTTCCTTTTTCCTGAACAGCGCGGCTTCCGAAAAGGATTTTCTTGTGATACTCAACTGCTAAAATTCACGACTGAtttgcattttaacatggacGCTAACCTACAAACTGACTGCATCTtcttagattttgctaaagctttcGACCGCGTTGCACATCCCCGTttgttttcaaaattttctattgTTTGCCTAGATTCTTTTACACTGTCATGAATTCGTAAATTTCTTTCTTTGCGCGCCAACAGTTTACAACAGTTAGCAGTTTTACTTCATCACTCTGTGACGTACCTtcaggtgtacctcaaggcagcgttcttggcccTTTATTGTTTCTCACATACATTAACGACCTGCCCGCTAACATATCTTCTCGTCTACGACTCTTTGATGATGACTGCATCATTTACCGCTCCATTTATTCCATGGATGATCATCTCGCCCTCCAAAGTGACCTTAACCTAATTTCCAGTTGGTGTAATAAATGGCAAATGACACTTCACTCGAATAAATGCAAGGTTATCTCTTTCAGCCGCAAGCCTACCAATTCTAACTCCTCGTATCTCATAGATAGCACGGTATTGTCTCAGGCATCATCATACAAGTATTTAGGTATTCACCTCACGCATAATCTTTCATGGGCCACGCATGTCAACACGATTTGTGCGAAAGCTTCAAGGACGCTGGGATATCTACGCCGGAACCTGCGGAATTCTCCAAACGATGTTCGAAAACTGGCCTACCTAACACTTGTGCGGCCACAGATAGAATATGCGGCATCCATACGGTCCCCATATCAAAACTACTTAATATTAAACTAGCTAGAATCCATACAAAATAGAGCCGCTCGCTTCATTACACCTAACTACAGTCCCCCTTTCGAGCGTAACACAGTTAAAACTTGATATCTCTCTTGAGCCATTACATATTCGTAGTTCAATCGCTCCtttatgcttatttcataaatatcaCCCCTGCATCAGGCAATCTGCGTTACCTCTGGAAGCGCCGTCACGCATTTCGAGCCGTTTACCTAATCAGTACAGCATCAAGCGCATACACGAAAGAACACAAGCCTTCAATTCATCAGCTCTTCCACGTGCCATCGTTctttggaatgatcttcccgatAATATTGCATCCATACGCAACCATCAATCATTCCATCATCAGCTGCGCGAATACTTTCCAGTGACATCGTGACGTTAAACCTTCTCTTGTATAAAATATCGCCCTTTTTGGCTATTGTGTTTTTGTAAACCcctgctttattattatttttttttagtcatgTGTCAGATATTTGTGCTGTATTTGTATACTTCAGTTATTTCTTGTACTTCGCTCTTATGTTTGTTACTGCTTTTTAGTACTAGCCCTGTGCAAtgctttcccccttttttttaccTGCATATTTTGCATTTCTTATAATAATCCTTGTTCGTTCCCCTCACTCAATGGCCTCTGGGCCCTGTAAGGTAttgcgaataaataaataaatgggcgTGCTTCTTTAttatagttatttatttatttgagggCGGAGGAAGGTTATGCCGGATGCCCACCAGGGCCGAAATCGGGCTTGAAGACCTGGGCCTGGGTTAGGTAAGGGCCTGTTAAGGGCCTCGGTCTGACTTCCAGTATACGCAGGCGTTCTGCATAGACTGAAGGCATTATGTGCGAAGCGAAAGTGACATTATGAAGCGTGTATGAGAAGGATGTAAGAGAAAACAGAGCGCCGACTCCCCCCCTGCCACCCTCCTAACagttcattttttcttttcagaaggcatcgctatacagggtgtcccagctaacttcagccagagctTAAAATATgcgaacgccacgtagctggacagaaatgttgttcgccgtcgcttggggatactcaaatatttttcttttcattccatTGATTTAGATAATTCtttaaaataaataatgaatttcGCAAATATTATAGTTATATGAAAACCATCAATGAGAAAtatgtagagcgacatgaaaaactcccgatacagctttccgttgctcaaaacGTGCTACGTaggagtgtttttccgagcgtgaaagaagcccgcgaacacaaagtgcctcgagcggccagtcgcgcggcaattgtGCGCACAATAAGTGCAacatgtgccataaggtaattacttAAAAGctcaattagtgaatttttggtaaTTAATGACGTtgttcaatttttgtgcaagcaatgtccgcctcttcgagtagaccagctcatggactcgAATTGTGCTATCGGCCACTGGcaattaaaaaataatttttgaaagtgttcgctgaaacaccctctatattgtgaaagtttattttcttctcaaCGAAAAGAAGGCGCCAAGCcaaaaggcaagagcctgacaaggtcctGGTCACCCTGGTCACCCTGGTCCTGGTCACCCTGGCATTGTGCACTAGCACTTCACATCAAAttcacaatgaatttctcaagcgTTGTAAAAAAGCATGAAGCGGTAAGTTAACATGCATCGAATTTGTACTAGAAAAGAATAAATCGGATGCACAACTTATCGTATGGTATAAAGATGCGTAATTTTTTTGCAAACATAAAAAATATCAGTCctaaaacacagaaacaatatCACAAAGCTTACAACACGTgtgttatagaaaaaaaaacatttgaaaggtagtaaaataaatattataaaggagatttattggggttcgtagcgaccgccggtcctgggatgcaccgagcagttcccgagctcgagcctctgctgcgcgcttgatgctgctgactctgtgcgcacgttcgtcatcttccttacaatgggcccgcggaaataaaggagccatcctggcgacttagttttctggaaggacggtagaatggtgatacggcttgacacgctgaacgtgaacgacttcgcggttgcgacgtcgcatgtcggacggcggcttAGTGCCTCAACCAGGTAAtcaacgggtgatgttctctcgagaacgcggtatggcccgtcgtacttcggaaggagttttgaattgagcccaggcgtgcggtgtggcactaaaaaccagacgagagcgccagggagaaaagtgggagtcgagttctgggcatcgtgaacggctttttgacggctcTGGTCGTCCgcggtgaatcggcgggccagctggcgacattcctcggcgtgtctggtggtttccgagatcggcaggcattcggatgggtccggccggtagggcagaatggtgccgattgtgtgcgaaggatgacggccgtaaagaaggtaaaagggtgagaatccggtagtggcctgaatcacagtgttgtaggcgtaggtgacaaacggaaaaACCAGGTCCCagttagagtgatcaggtgagacatacatggcgagcatgtcaccaagagttcgattaaagcgttccgtggtaccgttagtctgcgggtgataagcagtgcatttacgatgaacaatagcgcattcagcaagcagttcgatgacttcagataagaagtcGCTTAAAAGTCGcttgtcgcttaaaagttcacgtggacctccatgacgaagaaGAAAACGGCGAAGTAAGAAATTGGCgccctcctgcgctgtagcatttggtagagcagctgTCTCAGCATAACGGGtcaagtggtctaccgcaacgattatccacctgttgccggtaggagttaACAGAAGTGGCCcatagagatctatgcccacgcgatcaaagggtcgggatgggcactgtaaaggctggagttcgcccgcggagttgtgcggtggcgctttgcggcgttggcactcatgacaagagcggacgaactttcgaacgaaattgtacattccccgccagtaatagcggtgtcgaagtctttcgtaggtcttgaagactcccgcgtgcccacactgagggtcgacgtggaacgaggagcagagctctgatcgcaagtttctcggaatgacgagtaaccaggtgcgtccctctggggcatagttgcctcgatatagtagctggtctcgaatcggaaaatgaggaacttggtgccgaagcgtacgtgacgccggaactttcgacgtatcctagagaaggtcgagcagagatgcagtccagggattattacgctgtgcagcagcgatagtgtcaacgtccagagaggataatgtgcactcgcaggaggagtcgtgactggccttcgggggaagcggcgatcgggataacgcgtcagcgtcggagtgctttcgcccggaacggtaaaccacgcggatgtcatattcttggattcgcaatgcccagcgggcaaggtggctcgatggatctttgagcgtcgacagccaacatagtgtgtggtggtcggtcactacgccaaacgatcggccgtataaatatgggcgaaacttgccaagcgcccacacaatggccaaacactgcttttctgtaacgctgtaattggtctccgccttggttaacgtgcgactcgcgtatgctacgacgtattctgtgtggccaggttgacgctgttgCAACACatcgccaaggcctacaccgcttgcatcggtatggatttcggttggcgcttgagggtcaaaatggcgaagaatgggtggcgtcatgagaagacggcgcaaggttgtaaaggcgtcgtcacacgctggagaccatgatgagagatctccaGCACCACCAAAGAG from the Dermacentor variabilis isolate Ectoservices chromosome 9, ASM5094787v1, whole genome shotgun sequence genome contains:
- the LOC142592700 gene encoding uncharacterized protein LOC142592700, with the translated sequence MATHRYTCVGFSAKIDWKSIEFLLPMPVYRICSICGVVPDMIFSLECGHVFCTTCMNELMLNSPVVVCPFDKGSFEEGRVSRDSSSQAYVTGCKSYCLNKANGCNYVGPVSDMVEHYYSECCHHLVHCRSCKNPVARMNVLAHLRGGCKSDVLATNQARTSSASASGGSDADGSLSMLLSKIENLENVLLTRTNHLEEMLRERISVAAQPPPVLTDEVAGTTIDSRPDTTTAVDTTTQGGGERQQPDVVSASSTAPSEENATPVSNRDAAVADSSSQSRDQSPSEPLTNGLNGEPEAVVESTTPSDAAEAQPSPEPKAFFTYVWVIKPFRKYRNAPLQVFTSDVLTVGENGYRMRLEGKFHDLGDSSLHLGLYMRIVRGPNDASLEWPFNRKCSFVVLHHKQRPRDVSYDVFAQMNVEERQNAANTVLKRPKKKDNDSIGLDRCLSVAQLLQSGFVKNNEFRVRFIVE